The following coding sequences are from one Ramlibacter henchirensis window:
- the yidC gene encoding membrane protein insertase YidC, giving the protein MNDIRRTILWVVFGFSLVLLWDQWQVHNGRQATFFPQSAKSTATAPAPKGPASVPSAVPTPAPAAAAPGVPPSGAAATSPAATPRERFTVTTDLLRVTFDSEGGSIVRTEFLKVSADSTTEKGTSTFVLLEESPQRVYVAQSGLIGGDFPNHKTVMSVSGERELKPGADGLTVRFESPEKNGVKLVKAYTLKRGQYDIAVRHETINTGGAPVAPQLYMQLVRDGNPLPNESSFYSTFTGPAAYTEEQKFQKVDFSDIEKNKVDIQKESTTGYVAMVQHYFASAWILPDGLRRELFMRKVDNNLYAAGMIAPLDSVAPGATKAVDAKFFAGPQAEKMLEAVAPGLDLVKDYGWLTILAKPLYWLLDKLHSFIGNWGWSIMALVLVIKIAFYWLQAKGYESMAKMKAINPRVMQMRERYKDNPQQMQQEMMRIYREEKVNPLGGCFPIMVQIPVFIALYWVLLASVEMRNAPWIGWIRDLSSPDPFFILPVVMTLTTLLQTALNPVPPDPMQAKMMWYMPLAFSVMFFFFPAGLVLYWITNNVLSIAQQWLINTRMGVPPEFNLPKFGKKAT; this is encoded by the coding sequence ATGAACGACATTCGCCGCACCATCCTCTGGGTGGTCTTCGGTTTCTCCCTGGTCCTGCTGTGGGACCAGTGGCAGGTGCACAACGGCCGCCAGGCCACCTTCTTCCCGCAGTCGGCCAAGTCCACGGCGACGGCCCCGGCGCCCAAAGGTCCCGCCAGCGTGCCTTCGGCTGTGCCCACCCCCGCGCCGGCGGCCGCCGCTCCGGGTGTGCCGCCCAGCGGCGCAGCGGCGACCTCGCCTGCGGCCACGCCTCGCGAACGCTTCACGGTCACCACCGACCTGCTGCGCGTCACCTTCGACAGCGAAGGCGGCTCGATCGTGCGCACCGAGTTCCTCAAGGTCAGCGCCGACTCCACCACCGAGAAGGGCACCAGCACCTTCGTGCTGCTGGAGGAATCGCCGCAGCGCGTGTACGTGGCCCAGTCCGGCCTGATCGGCGGCGACTTCCCCAACCACAAGACGGTGATGTCCGTCAGCGGCGAGCGCGAGCTCAAGCCCGGCGCCGACGGGCTCACGGTCCGCTTCGAGTCGCCCGAGAAGAACGGCGTGAAGCTGGTGAAGGCCTACACCCTCAAGCGCGGCCAGTACGACATCGCGGTGCGGCATGAGACGATCAACACGGGCGGCGCGCCGGTCGCGCCTCAGCTCTACATGCAGCTGGTGCGCGACGGCAACCCGCTGCCCAATGAGTCGTCCTTCTATTCCACCTTCACCGGCCCGGCCGCCTATACCGAGGAGCAGAAGTTCCAGAAGGTGGACTTCAGCGACATCGAGAAGAACAAGGTCGACATCCAGAAGGAGTCGACCACCGGCTACGTGGCCATGGTGCAGCACTACTTCGCCAGCGCGTGGATCCTGCCTGACGGCCTGCGCCGAGAGCTGTTCATGCGCAAGGTTGACAACAACCTGTATGCCGCCGGCATGATCGCTCCGCTGGACTCGGTGGCCCCGGGCGCCACCAAGGCCGTCGACGCGAAGTTCTTCGCCGGCCCGCAGGCCGAGAAGATGCTCGAGGCCGTCGCGCCGGGGCTGGACCTGGTGAAGGACTACGGCTGGCTCACCATCCTGGCCAAGCCGCTGTACTGGCTGCTGGACAAGCTGCACTCGTTCATCGGCAACTGGGGCTGGTCGATCATGGCCCTGGTGCTGGTGATCAAGATCGCGTTCTACTGGCTGCAGGCCAAGGGCTACGAGAGCATGGCCAAGATGAAGGCCATCAACCCCCGCGTGATGCAGATGCGCGAGCGCTACAAGGACAACCCGCAGCAGATGCAGCAGGAGATGATGCGCATCTACCGCGAGGAGAAGGTCAATCCGCTGGGCGGGTGCTTCCCCATCATGGTCCAGATCCCGGTGTTCATCGCGCTCTACTGGGTGCTGCTGGCCAGCGTGGAGATGCGCAACGCGCCCTGGATCGGCTGGATCCGCGACCTGTCGTCGCCCGACCCGTTCTTCATCCTGCCGGTGGTGATGACGCTCACCACGCTGCTGCAGACGGCGCTGAACCCGGTGCCGCCGGACCCGATGCAGGCCAAGATGATGTGGTACATGCCGCTGGCGTTCTCGGTGATGTTCTTCTTCTTCCCGGCCGGCCTGGTGCTGTACTGGATCACCAACAACGTGCTGTCGATCGCGCAGCAGTGGCTGATCAACACGCGTATGGGCGTGCCGCCGGAGTTCAACCTGCCGAAGTTCGGGAAGAAGGCGACCTGA
- the mnmE gene encoding tRNA uridine-5-carboxymethylaminomethyl(34) synthesis GTPase MnmE translates to MFAGHDQPIAAIATAPGRGAVGIVRVSGKTVQPVIDAVCGRPLKPREATYLPFLAADGSPIDQGLALHFPSPHSYTGEDVLELQAHGGPVVLQLLLARCLEAGAAMGLRVAQPGEFTRRAFLNDKIDLAQAEAVADLIDASTEAAARSASRSLAGEFSREVHQLRDALVHLRMLVEATLDFPEEEIDFLRQADAQGQLTRLQESLAAVLRRARQGALLREGIKVVIAGQPNAGKSSLLNALAGAELAIVTPIPGTTRDVVSQTIQIEGVPVHVIDTAGLRESQDVVERIGIERAWGQIVQADAVLFLHDLTRAADAAYRQADQDLLRQLHQQVPESVPVLQLWNKADAAVDATVPPEGLRLSAKTGDGLQPLRRRLLELAGWQAAAEGVYIARERHLQALRRVDGHLIEAGAHLAGEAPALDLLAEELRLAQNALNEITGEFSADDLLGVIFSSFCIGK, encoded by the coding sequence ATGTTCGCCGGCCACGACCAGCCCATCGCCGCCATCGCCACTGCCCCCGGCCGTGGCGCCGTGGGCATCGTGCGCGTTTCGGGCAAGACCGTGCAGCCGGTCATCGACGCGGTATGCGGCCGACCGCTCAAGCCCCGCGAGGCGACCTACCTGCCGTTCCTCGCTGCTGACGGCTCCCCGATCGACCAGGGACTCGCCCTCCACTTCCCTTCGCCGCACTCCTACACCGGCGAGGACGTGCTCGAACTGCAGGCGCACGGCGGCCCGGTCGTGCTGCAGCTGCTGCTGGCGCGCTGCCTCGAAGCAGGCGCGGCGATGGGGCTGCGGGTGGCGCAACCCGGCGAGTTCACCCGCCGCGCCTTCCTCAACGACAAGATCGACCTGGCGCAGGCAGAAGCCGTCGCCGACCTGATCGACGCCAGCACCGAGGCGGCCGCGCGCAGCGCCAGCCGCTCGCTGGCCGGCGAGTTCTCGCGCGAAGTGCACCAGCTGCGCGATGCGCTCGTGCACCTGCGCATGTTGGTGGAGGCGACGCTCGACTTCCCCGAGGAGGAGATCGACTTCCTCCGCCAAGCCGATGCGCAAGGCCAGCTCACGCGCCTGCAGGAATCGCTCGCGGCCGTGCTGCGGCGGGCGCGCCAGGGCGCGCTGCTGCGCGAAGGCATCAAGGTGGTGATCGCCGGGCAACCGAACGCCGGCAAGAGTTCGCTGCTCAACGCGCTTGCGGGCGCCGAACTCGCCATCGTCACGCCCATCCCGGGAACGACCCGCGACGTCGTCAGCCAGACCATCCAGATCGAGGGCGTGCCGGTGCACGTGATCGACACGGCGGGGCTGCGCGAGAGCCAGGACGTGGTGGAACGCATCGGGATCGAGCGGGCCTGGGGCCAGATCGTGCAGGCGGATGCCGTGCTGTTCCTGCACGATCTGACGCGCGCTGCCGATGCGGCTTACCGCCAGGCCGACCAGGACCTGCTGCGGCAACTCCACCAGCAGGTGCCCGAATCGGTGCCGGTGCTGCAGCTGTGGAACAAGGCCGATGCAGCCGTCGATGCGACGGTCCCGCCGGAGGGGCTGCGTCTTTCCGCCAAGACCGGCGACGGCCTGCAGCCACTGCGCCGCCGCCTGCTCGAACTGGCCGGCTGGCAGGCCGCTGCCGAAGGCGTCTACATCGCGCGCGAGCGGCACCTGCAGGCGCTGCGGCGCGTCGATGGGCATTTGATCGAAGCCGGCGCGCACCTGGCGGGAGAAGCGCCGGCGCTCGACCTGCTCGCCGAAGAACTTCGCCTCGCGCAGAACGCGCTGAACGAGATCACCGGCGAATTCAGCGCGGACGACTTGCTCGGAGTGATTTTTTCCAGCTTCTGCATCGGCAAATAG
- a CDS encoding monovalent cation:proton antiporter-2 (CPA2) family protein yields the protein MSTLDLTLVYLLAAVLGVVACRSLKLPPMLGYLVAGVLIGPNALALGENSGAVRYLGEFGVVFLMFVIGLEFNLHKLRAMRGHVFGLGLFQVVLTVAIGTVGSLVLSTVAPQSWRMSWQTALVLSSALAMSSTAIVVKLMADRLELESEHGKRVMGVLLFQDLAVVPMLVLIPALGSKPETLLPALGVATLKAIALIALLLVGGQWLMRWWLTLVARRKSEELFVLNLLLITLGLAWLTEHAGLSLALGAFIAGMLISETEYKHQVETDIRPFHDVLLGLFFISIGMMLDWRLVGERWTVVLVLLVVPVLFKLALVAALAWQFGATAGVSLRTGLYLAQAGEFGFVLLTLANLNQLVPPAMLNPILASMVLSMLATPFIVMYSNRLVMKLVASEWLQQSLQMTTIARRSINANRHVIICGYGRSGQNLARVLEQEHIPYMALDLDPDRVRQAAAAGDSVVFGDAVRLQSLIAAGLARASAVVVTYLDVAAALKVLSNVRAHAPQVPVIVRTQDDHDLEKLQTAGATEVVPEALEGSLMLASHALALVGVPMRRVIRIVQDQRDARYNLLRGYFHGADDDTVDELEQERLSTLTLPVGARAIGRHLGHFALHALGVRVVSLRRADGKVASIDQDPPLAGGDTLVLSGRPENLAVAEQKLLAG from the coding sequence ATGTCCACGCTCGATCTGACGCTGGTGTATCTGCTGGCCGCCGTGCTCGGTGTGGTGGCCTGCCGCTCGCTCAAGCTTCCGCCGATGCTGGGCTACCTGGTGGCCGGCGTGCTGATCGGGCCCAACGCGCTCGCGCTGGGCGAGAACTCGGGGGCGGTGCGCTACCTCGGCGAGTTCGGCGTGGTGTTCCTGATGTTCGTCATCGGGCTCGAATTCAACCTGCACAAGCTGCGCGCCATGCGCGGCCACGTGTTCGGGCTCGGGCTGTTCCAGGTGGTGCTGACGGTCGCGATCGGCACCGTGGGCAGCCTGGTGCTGTCCACGGTCGCTCCCCAGTCCTGGCGCATGAGCTGGCAGACCGCGCTCGTCCTCTCCAGCGCGCTGGCCATGAGCAGCACCGCCATCGTGGTCAAGCTGATGGCCGACCGCCTGGAGCTCGAGTCCGAGCACGGCAAGCGGGTGATGGGCGTGCTGCTGTTCCAGGATTTGGCGGTCGTGCCGATGCTGGTGCTGATCCCGGCGCTGGGCAGCAAGCCCGAGACGCTGTTGCCGGCGCTGGGCGTCGCCACGTTGAAGGCCATCGCGCTGATCGCGCTGCTGCTGGTCGGCGGCCAATGGCTGATGCGCTGGTGGCTCACGCTCGTCGCGCGCCGCAAGAGCGAGGAGCTGTTCGTCCTCAACCTGCTGCTGATCACGCTGGGCCTGGCCTGGCTCACCGAGCACGCGGGCCTGTCGCTTGCGCTGGGCGCGTTCATCGCCGGCATGCTGATCTCGGAGACGGAATACAAGCACCAGGTGGAGACCGACATCCGGCCGTTCCACGACGTGCTGCTGGGCCTGTTCTTCATCAGCATCGGGATGATGCTGGACTGGCGCCTGGTGGGCGAGCGCTGGACCGTGGTGCTGGTGCTGCTGGTCGTGCCGGTGCTGTTCAAGCTCGCGCTGGTGGCCGCGCTGGCGTGGCAGTTCGGCGCCACGGCGGGGGTTTCGCTGCGCACCGGCCTGTACCTCGCGCAGGCCGGCGAGTTCGGCTTCGTGCTGCTGACGCTGGCCAACCTCAACCAGCTGGTGCCGCCGGCGATGCTCAACCCGATCCTGGCCAGCATGGTGCTGTCGATGCTGGCCACGCCTTTCATCGTGATGTACAGCAACCGGCTGGTGATGAAGCTGGTGGCCAGCGAATGGCTGCAGCAGTCGCTGCAGATGACGACCATCGCGCGCCGGTCCATCAACGCCAACCGCCACGTGATCATCTGCGGCTACGGCCGCAGCGGCCAGAACCTCGCGCGCGTGCTGGAGCAGGAGCACATCCCCTACATGGCCCTGGACCTGGATCCCGACCGCGTGCGCCAGGCGGCCGCTGCGGGCGATTCGGTGGTGTTTGGCGACGCCGTGCGGCTGCAATCACTCATCGCCGCGGGCCTGGCGCGGGCCAGCGCGGTCGTCGTGACCTACCTCGACGTCGCCGCCGCCCTGAAGGTGCTGTCCAACGTGCGGGCCCACGCGCCGCAGGTGCCGGTGATCGTGCGCACGCAGGACGACCACGACCTGGAAAAACTGCAGACCGCCGGCGCCACCGAAGTCGTGCCGGAGGCCCTGGAAGGCTCGCTGATGCTGGCCAGCCATGCGCTGGCCCTGGTGGGCGTGCCGATGCGTCGCGTCATCCGCATCGTGCAGGACCAGCGCGACGCCCGCTACAACCTGCTGCGCGGCTACTTCCACGGCGCCGACGACGACACGGTGGACGAGCTGGAGCAGGAGCGACTGTCCACGCTCACGCTCCCCGTGGGCGCACGCGCGATCGGCCGGCACCTGGGCCATTTCGCGCTGCATGCGTTGGGCGTGCGGGTGGTGAGCCTGCGCCGCGCGGACGGCAAAGTGGCATCGATCGATCAGGATCCGCCGCTGGCCGGCGGCGACACGCTCGTGCTGTCGGGGCGGCCGGAGAACCTGGCCGTCGCCGAACAGAAGTTGCTGGCGGGCTAG
- a CDS encoding KpsF/GutQ family sugar-phosphate isomerase, whose product MATGPAPAFDPAQALRLARETFDIEAAAVLGLKARTGDAFVRAVQAMLQVRGRVVVMGMGKSGHIGRKVAATLASTGTPAMFVHPAEASHGDLGMIKSIDLVLAISNSGEVDEVVSLLPVIKRLGVTLVAITGNAKSTLAQHADILLDSGVEKEACPLQLAPTASTTAQLALGDALAVALLDARGFRTEDFARSHPGGSLGRKLLTHVSDIMRTGAGVPRVGPNTAFPDLMREMSTKGLGASAIVGDDGRPQGIFTDGDLRRLIEKGADLRAVKAHEVMHRSPRTIRRDALAVEAAELMEEHRITSVLVVDDQGLLCGVVNSNDLMRAKVI is encoded by the coding sequence ATGGCCACAGGTCCCGCACCCGCGTTCGACCCCGCCCAGGCGCTGCGCCTCGCCCGGGAAACCTTCGACATCGAAGCCGCCGCCGTGCTTGGGCTGAAGGCCCGCACCGGAGACGCGTTCGTGCGCGCCGTGCAGGCGATGCTGCAGGTTCGCGGCCGCGTGGTCGTGATGGGCATGGGCAAGAGCGGCCACATCGGCCGCAAGGTCGCGGCCACGCTGGCCTCCACCGGCACGCCGGCGATGTTCGTGCACCCGGCCGAGGCCAGTCACGGTGACCTGGGCATGATCAAGTCGATCGATCTGGTGCTGGCGATCTCCAACAGCGGCGAGGTCGATGAGGTCGTCAGCCTGCTGCCGGTGATCAAGCGCCTGGGCGTCACGCTGGTGGCGATCACGGGCAACGCGAAATCCACGCTGGCCCAGCACGCCGACATCCTGCTGGACAGTGGCGTCGAGAAGGAGGCCTGCCCGCTGCAACTGGCGCCCACTGCCAGCACCACCGCGCAATTGGCGCTGGGCGATGCGCTCGCCGTGGCGCTGCTGGACGCGCGGGGCTTCCGCACCGAGGACTTCGCGCGCTCGCACCCGGGCGGCTCGCTCGGGCGCAAGCTGCTGACGCACGTCAGCGACATCATGCGCACCGGGGCCGGCGTGCCGCGTGTGGGGCCGAACACCGCCTTCCCGGATCTGATGCGGGAGATGAGCACCAAGGGCCTCGGCGCCTCGGCGATCGTCGGTGACGACGGCCGACCGCAAGGCATCTTCACCGACGGCGACCTGCGCCGCCTGATCGAGAAGGGCGCGGACCTGCGCGCCGTCAAGGCCCATGAAGTGATGCACCGCAGCCCTCGCACGATCCGTCGCGACGCCTTGGCCGTCGAGGCGGCCGAGCTGATGGAAGAACACCGCATCACCAGCGTGCTCGTGGTCGACGATCAAGGCCTGCTGTGCGGGGTGGTCAACAGCAACGACCTGATGCGCGCGAAGGTAATCTAG
- a CDS encoding KdsC family phosphatase: MPAHPVLNFPPELLLAAQGIRVAFFDVDGVLTDGGLYLSAEGEMLKRFHILDGLGLKLLQQAGITPVVITGRDSQPLRARLAALGVTNVHYGTEDKGPAAQNTLAALGIDWAQAAAIGDDWPDLPVLRRCGFAAAPANAHVEVKAAAAYVTKASGGHGAAREFCDLLLVASGRYSQLLERYG, encoded by the coding sequence GTGCCCGCGCATCCCGTCCTGAATTTCCCGCCCGAACTGCTGCTCGCCGCGCAGGGCATCCGCGTCGCCTTCTTCGATGTCGACGGCGTGCTCACCGACGGCGGGCTGTACCTGTCGGCCGAAGGCGAGATGCTCAAGCGCTTCCACATCCTCGACGGGCTCGGGCTCAAGCTGCTGCAGCAGGCGGGCATCACGCCGGTGGTGATCACGGGGCGCGACTCGCAGCCGCTGCGCGCCCGCCTGGCCGCGCTGGGCGTGACGAACGTTCACTACGGCACGGAGGACAAGGGGCCGGCCGCGCAGAACACGCTGGCGGCGCTGGGCATCGACTGGGCGCAGGCCGCCGCCATCGGCGACGACTGGCCCGATCTGCCCGTGCTGCGCCGATGCGGCTTCGCGGCCGCGCCCGCCAACGCGCACGTGGAGGTCAAGGCGGCGGCTGCGTACGTCACCAAAGCCTCGGGGGGACACGGCGCCGCGCGCGAGTTCTGCGACCTGCTGCTGGTGGCTTCGGGCCGCTACTCGCAATTGCTGGAGCGCTACGGGTGA
- the lptC gene encoding LPS export ABC transporter periplasmic protein LptC, translating to MSTAALPLGRAWRWLRHTWDRIAIYLPVMLMGLMALGTYWLASNTPALLGGGEKRGPLSHEPDYFMRNFSVKTFEPNGRLKSEVFGTEARHYPDTDTLEIDRPRILSYDEGGALTVATARRAISNGDGSEVQLIGDAVVTRTPPPGTDTPRMEFQGEFLHAFLNTEKVRSHKPVTLIRGNDRFTAEQLDYDNLDRVMDLRGRVRGTLMPPKAQP from the coding sequence GTGAGCACGGCCGCCCTGCCCCTGGGCCGGGCCTGGCGCTGGCTGCGCCACACCTGGGACCGCATCGCGATCTACCTGCCCGTCATGCTGATGGGCCTGATGGCGCTGGGCACCTACTGGCTGGCGAGCAATACGCCGGCGCTGCTGGGCGGGGGCGAGAAGCGTGGGCCCCTGAGCCACGAGCCGGACTACTTCATGCGCAACTTCTCGGTGAAGACCTTCGAGCCGAACGGCCGCCTCAAGAGCGAGGTGTTCGGCACCGAGGCGCGCCACTATCCCGACACCGACACGCTGGAGATCGACCGGCCCCGGATCCTGTCGTACGACGAGGGCGGCGCGCTCACGGTGGCCACCGCGCGGCGGGCGATCAGCAACGGCGACGGCTCCGAGGTCCAGCTGATCGGCGACGCCGTCGTCACGCGCACGCCGCCGCCGGGCACCGACACGCCGCGCATGGAGTTCCAGGGCGAGTTCCTGCACGCCTTCCTCAACACCGAGAAGGTGCGCTCGCACAAGCCCGTGACGCTGATCCGGGGCAACGACCGGTTCACCGCGGAGCAGCTCGACTACGACAACCTCGACCGGGTGATGGATCTGCGCGGCCGGGTCCGCGGCACCCTGATGCCGCCCAAGGCGCAACCCTAG
- a CDS encoding SDR family oxidoreductase — MRRRLVFITGASSGIGQALARRYYDAGWDVALTARRTSEIQAWAAEQRLDPARYAVYGADVAHTDSIVAAGRRCLESQGVPDVVIANAGISIGVDTAIREDLDVIARTYATNNIGLAATFHPFIAPMTARRSGTLVGIASVAGIRGLPGHGAYCASKAAVISYCESLRGELRGVGVKVVTISPGYIDTPLTRQNRYSMPFLMRAEDFADRAFRTIERGTSYRVIPWQMAVVTNLLRLLPNGLFDRLLAGRPRKRRQGH, encoded by the coding sequence ATGCGGCGCCGGCTCGTCTTCATCACGGGAGCTTCCAGCGGGATCGGGCAGGCACTGGCCCGGCGCTACTACGACGCGGGATGGGACGTTGCGCTGACGGCGCGCCGCACCAGCGAGATCCAGGCCTGGGCCGCGGAGCAGCGGCTGGATCCGGCGCGCTACGCCGTGTACGGCGCGGACGTCGCCCACACCGACAGCATCGTGGCCGCCGGGCGTCGATGTCTCGAGAGCCAGGGCGTCCCCGACGTCGTGATCGCCAATGCGGGCATCAGCATCGGCGTGGACACCGCGATCCGCGAGGACCTGGACGTGATCGCGCGGACCTATGCCACCAATAACATCGGGCTCGCGGCGACGTTCCATCCCTTCATCGCGCCGATGACCGCGCGCCGGTCGGGCACGCTGGTGGGCATCGCCAGCGTGGCCGGCATCCGCGGCCTGCCGGGGCACGGCGCGTATTGCGCGAGCAAGGCGGCGGTGATCAGCTATTGCGAAAGCCTGCGCGGCGAACTCCGGGGGGTCGGCGTGAAGGTCGTGACGATCAGCCCGGGCTACATCGACACGCCGCTCACGCGGCAGAACCGCTACTCGATGCCTTTCCTGATGCGCGCGGAGGATTTCGCGGATCGCGCGTTCCGCACCATCGAGCGCGGCACGAGCTACCGCGTCATTCCCTGGCAGATGGCAGTCGTCACCAACCTGCTGCGGCTGCTGCCCAACGGGTTGTTCGACCGGCTGCTCGCAGGGCGGCCGCGCAAGCGTCGGCAGGGTCACTGA
- a CDS encoding TetR/AcrR family transcriptional regulator, which produces MPPRAYNNETRLQQQAELKARIAAAAAQLHAEKGALRTSWAEIAEAAGVSLPTVYKHFPDFDALIPACTGHAAQFAPPLPVERILACEDLPAASQALAQACDQRNAFFEPWMAWGEARQIESLSRILAQQRVEFTGFCRQVLQRHLPGAAGLDEMAAQWQALLDFEIWHALVRQHGLPRAAARRHITHLLLAVTGPQPAAPAPRPNRK; this is translated from the coding sequence GTGCCCCCACGCGCCTACAACAACGAAACCCGGCTGCAACAGCAGGCCGAACTGAAGGCGCGCATCGCCGCCGCCGCCGCGCAGCTGCATGCCGAGAAGGGCGCGCTGCGGACCAGCTGGGCCGAGATCGCCGAGGCCGCAGGCGTCTCGCTGCCCACGGTCTACAAGCATTTCCCGGATTTCGACGCGCTGATCCCGGCCTGCACCGGTCACGCCGCCCAATTCGCGCCGCCGTTGCCGGTCGAACGCATCCTGGCCTGCGAAGACCTGCCTGCCGCCTCGCAGGCGCTGGCGCAAGCGTGCGATCAGCGCAATGCCTTCTTCGAGCCCTGGATGGCCTGGGGCGAAGCGCGGCAGATCGAGTCGCTGTCGCGCATCCTGGCCCAGCAGCGCGTGGAGTTCACCGGCTTTTGCCGCCAGGTTCTGCAGCGGCACCTGCCCGGCGCGGCGGGGCTCGACGAGATGGCCGCCCAATGGCAGGCCCTGCTCGATTTCGAGATCTGGCACGCGCTCGTTCGCCAGCACGGCCTCCCGCGCGCCGCGGCACGGCGCCACATCACCCACCTGCTGCTGGCTGTCACCGGACCGCAGCCGGCCGCGCCCGCCCCGCGTCCGAACCGGAAGTAG
- a CDS encoding MBL fold metallo-hydrolase — translation MTTPRASVHPIAPDTWRISIAMPPELFPGGFSFNQYLVVDERPLLFHTGPKKLFGLVREQIEKVLPVERLRYIAFSHVEADECGALAELLALAPDAQPVCGRVGAMVDINDLVDVPPLVVEDGQVLDLGRHQLVWQATPHLPHGWECGYFYDRTTGTLFCGDLFTQPGTGDEPLVTHDILGPSEAFRRQDDYFSHSRHAPALIEKLARLEPKVLACMHGSAWKGDGGAMLRNLGAALAA, via the coding sequence ATGACCACGCCCCGCGCCTCCGTCCACCCGATCGCGCCCGACACCTGGCGCATCAGCATCGCCATGCCTCCCGAGCTGTTCCCCGGCGGGTTCTCGTTCAACCAGTACCTGGTGGTCGACGAGCGCCCCCTGCTGTTCCACACCGGGCCGAAGAAGCTGTTCGGGCTGGTGCGCGAGCAGATCGAGAAAGTGCTTCCGGTCGAGCGCCTGCGCTACATCGCCTTCTCGCATGTGGAGGCCGACGAGTGCGGCGCGCTGGCCGAATTGCTGGCGCTCGCGCCGGATGCGCAGCCGGTCTGCGGCCGTGTCGGCGCCATGGTGGACATCAACGATCTGGTGGACGTTCCGCCCCTGGTGGTGGAAGACGGCCAGGTGCTCGACCTCGGCCGGCACCAACTGGTGTGGCAGGCCACGCCGCACCTTCCACACGGCTGGGAGTGCGGCTACTTCTACGACCGCACCACCGGCACGCTGTTCTGCGGCGACCTGTTCACGCAACCGGGCACGGGTGACGAGCCGCTGGTCACGCACGACATCCTGGGCCCGAGCGAGGCGTTCCGGCGGCAGGACGACTACTTCTCGCACAGCCGCCACGCGCCGGCGCTGATCGAGAAGCTCGCGCGTCTGGAGCCCAAGGTGCTGGCCTGCATGCACGGCAGCGCCTGGAAGGGCGACGGCGGCGCGATGCTGCGCAACCTCGGGGCGGCGCTGGCCGCGTGA
- a CDS encoding RNA recognition motif domain-containing protein has translation MGNKLYVGNLPYSVRDSDLEQAFSQFGGVTSAKVMMERDTGRSKGFGFVEMASDAEAQAAISGMNGQPLGGRSVVVNEARPMEQRPRGYGGGGGGSGGGGYGGGGGGYGGGGGGYGGGGGGRSGGGGGYGGGGGGRSGGGGGGGDGGFRSPYGSGPRGGNRGGGGGGSY, from the coding sequence ATGGGCAACAAACTTTATGTGGGCAACCTGCCCTATTCGGTGCGCGACAGCGACCTCGAGCAGGCGTTCAGCCAGTTCGGTGGCGTCACCAGCGCCAAGGTGATGATGGAGCGCGACACCGGCCGCTCGAAAGGCTTCGGTTTCGTCGAGATGGCCAGTGACGCCGAGGCGCAGGCCGCCATCAGCGGCATGAACGGCCAGCCGCTGGGCGGCCGCAGCGTCGTCGTCAACGAAGCCCGTCCGATGGAGCAGCGCCCCCGCGGCTACGGCGGCGGTGGTGGCGGCAGCGGCGGCGGCGGTTACGGCGGCGGCGGTGGTGGCTATGGCGGCGGTGGCGGCGGCTACGGCGGCGGCGGTGGTGGCCGCAGTGGCGGTGGCGGCGGCTACGGCGGTGGTGGCGGTGGCCGCAGCGGTGGTGGTGGTGGCGGCGGCGACGGCGGTTTCCGCAGCCCGTACGGCTCCGGCCCGCGCGGCGGCAACCGCGGCGGCGGTGGCGGCGGCAGTTACTGA
- a CDS encoding TMEM165/GDT1 family protein: MEAFLISTGLVALAEMGDKTQLLSLVLAAKFRKPWPIVLGILAATLANHALAGAVGAWVTSLLGPDVLRWIVGASFIAMAAWMLIPDKLDEGDVAAARPGLGVFATTLVAFFLAEMGDKTQVATVVLAARFNAWASVVVGTTLGMMLANVPVVWFGDRITRRVPIRTVHVVSALVFLALGAAALLGFG; encoded by the coding sequence ATGGAAGCCTTCCTGATCTCCACCGGCCTGGTCGCCCTGGCCGAAATGGGCGACAAGACCCAACTGCTCTCGCTGGTCCTGGCCGCCAAGTTCCGCAAGCCCTGGCCGATCGTCCTGGGCATCCTCGCCGCCACGCTGGCCAACCACGCGCTGGCCGGCGCCGTGGGTGCCTGGGTCACGAGCCTGCTCGGTCCGGACGTCCTGCGCTGGATCGTCGGCGCCTCCTTCATCGCCATGGCCGCCTGGATGCTGATCCCGGACAAGCTGGACGAAGGCGATGTCGCGGCCGCGCGACCCGGCCTGGGCGTTTTCGCCACCACCCTCGTGGCGTTTTTCCTCGCCGAGATGGGCGACAAGACGCAGGTGGCCACCGTGGTCCTGGCCGCGCGCTTCAACGCGTGGGCGTCGGTGGTGGTGGGCACCACGCTGGGCATGATGCTGGCCAACGTGCCCGTCGTGTGGTTCGGCGACCGGATCACGCGGCGGGTGCCGATCCGCACCGTGCACGTGGTCTCGGCCCTGGTCTTCCTCGCGCTGGGCGCTGCCGCCCTGCTGGGCTTCGGTTGA